A part of Geothrix oryzae genomic DNA contains:
- a CDS encoding 3-oxoacyl-ACP synthase III family protein, which translates to MRSVITGTGVGLPAHIVTNAALAGIMDTSDEWIRTRSGIQERRYAESGQGSTDLGALAARAAIAKAGLGAEDIDAVIFATMTPDHLLPGNGPLLQTALGLRTTLPTFDLRQQCSGFLYGLELADLLIQSGRYRHILLVGAEVHTAFMPWHLGWDTLIGQSTREVTAAEKAENTASRDRTVLFGDGAGAVVIEAREGHAGLLKTRLFTDGTGAGVLTMTGVSFKRRPFVSLEQIQAGETIPVMSGKEVFKAAVTLMPQAVRQVCAEAGVAVESLDLVLVHQANLRIIEGVQKALGLPPERVPHNIERYGNTTAATLPILFHECQEDGRIQPGMKVAFTALGSGLHWGAALYQA; encoded by the coding sequence ATGCGCAGCGTGATCACCGGAACCGGCGTCGGCCTGCCCGCCCATATCGTCACCAACGCCGCCCTGGCCGGGATCATGGACACCTCGGACGAGTGGATCCGCACCCGCAGCGGCATCCAGGAGCGCCGCTACGCGGAATCGGGTCAGGGCTCCACCGATCTCGGGGCGCTGGCCGCCCGGGCCGCCATCGCCAAGGCGGGCCTGGGCGCCGAGGACATCGACGCCGTCATCTTCGCCACCATGACGCCGGACCACCTCCTTCCGGGCAACGGCCCGCTGCTGCAGACGGCGCTGGGCCTCCGCACCACCCTGCCCACCTTCGACCTCCGGCAGCAGTGCAGCGGCTTCCTCTATGGCCTGGAACTGGCCGACCTCCTCATCCAGAGCGGCCGGTACCGCCACATCCTCCTGGTGGGCGCCGAGGTGCACACGGCCTTCATGCCCTGGCACCTGGGCTGGGACACCCTGATCGGCCAGTCCACCCGGGAAGTCACCGCTGCCGAAAAGGCCGAGAACACCGCCAGCCGGGACCGCACCGTCCTCTTCGGAGATGGCGCCGGGGCGGTGGTGATCGAGGCCCGGGAGGGCCACGCCGGACTCCTGAAGACCCGGCTCTTCACCGATGGCACCGGCGCGGGCGTGCTCACCATGACGGGGGTCAGCTTCAAGCGGCGTCCCTTCGTGAGCCTCGAGCAGATCCAGGCCGGCGAGACCATCCCCGTCATGTCCGGCAAGGAGGTCTTCAAGGCCGCCGTGACCCTCATGCCGCAGGCGGTGCGCCAGGTCTGCGCCGAGGCCGGGGTGGCTGTGGAGTCCCTGGATCTGGTGCTGGTCCACCAGGCCAACCTCCGCATCATCGAAGGCGTGCAGAAAGCCCTGGGCCTGCCGCCGGAGCGGGTGCCCCACAACATCGAGCGCTACGGCAACACCACCGCCGCCACCCTGCCCATCCTCTTCCACGAGTGCCAGGAGGACGGACGGATCCAGCCCGGCATGAAGGTGGCCTTCACCGCGCTGGGATCCGGCCTGCACTGGGGGGCGGCGCTCTACCAGGCCTGA
- a CDS encoding formyltransferase family protein — protein MPNPSAVVCAYSSVGTAALEGLLEAGIEVKALYTYVQGPDELWFTPPAAVARAQGIPVHLAPAFNEEGVFESIRALHPDFLFSFYFREMIQARFLELPRLGAYNLHGSLLPKYRGRAPLNWVLVKGETETGITLHAMTPKPDDGHIVAQARLPIDWDETALSLTLKAADAGRDLVRDAIPGLVDGSIARLDQKTLGPSTYFGGRKPADSRLAFTMGVQEAFNQIRAVADPWPNAFLETGRGTVKVAWALPSHESCPAGHFRLTRDGVLVGFADGALSLRTLRMDGLRVERPTEQAELLRDLGLPEA, from the coding sequence ATGCCGAATCCAAGCGCCGTCGTGTGTGCCTATTCCAGTGTGGGGACCGCCGCGCTCGAGGGGCTGCTCGAGGCCGGCATCGAGGTGAAGGCCCTGTACACCTATGTTCAGGGCCCCGACGAGCTGTGGTTCACGCCTCCCGCGGCCGTGGCCCGGGCCCAGGGCATTCCCGTCCACCTGGCCCCGGCCTTCAATGAAGAGGGCGTCTTCGAGTCCATCCGCGCGCTCCACCCCGATTTCCTGTTCAGCTTCTACTTCCGGGAGATGATCCAGGCCCGGTTCCTCGAGCTGCCGCGGCTGGGCGCCTACAACCTGCACGGCAGCCTCCTGCCGAAGTACCGGGGCCGGGCCCCGCTCAACTGGGTGTTGGTGAAGGGCGAGACGGAAACCGGCATCACCCTCCACGCCATGACCCCCAAGCCCGACGACGGCCACATCGTGGCCCAGGCCCGCCTGCCCATCGACTGGGACGAGACCGCCCTCAGCCTCACCTTGAAGGCCGCGGACGCCGGGCGGGACTTGGTGCGCGACGCCATTCCCGGATTGGTGGACGGGAGCATTGCCCGCCTCGATCAGAAGACCCTTGGCCCCTCCACCTACTTCGGAGGGCGCAAGCCCGCGGATTCCAGGCTGGCCTTCACCATGGGCGTGCAGGAGGCCTTCAACCAGATCCGCGCCGTGGCCGACCCCTGGCCCAACGCCTTCCTCGAAACAGGCCGCGGCACCGTCAAGGTGGCCTGGGCCCTGCCCAGCCACGAGTCCTGCCCCGCAGGCCACTTCCGCCTGACGCGGGATGGCGTGCTGGTGGGCTTCGCCGATGGCGCCCTCAGCCTCCGCACCCTCCGGATGGACGGCCTGCGCGTGGAGCGGCCCACCGAACAGGCGGAGTTGCTCCGGGACCTGGGCCTTCCGGAAGCCTGA